In Rhodobacteraceae bacterium LMO-JJ12, a single window of DNA contains:
- a CDS encoding pilus assembly protein, producing MLKTFKMRLAAFRDDCEGVVAVEAVMIFPMVMWAFMAMFVFFEGYRQTSISHKAANTIADMLSRETADITETYIDNTKDLFDLLAQATNDTKIRVSVVKWADRHDSFRVEWSKTRGSGITNLSNDDMVEMESKLPTVPNQERMVLVETWSTFEPSLKVGLDDQEIKTFVFTRLRFAPQLKFP from the coding sequence ATGTTGAAGACATTCAAAATGCGGCTGGCGGCGTTTCGCGACGATTGTGAAGGGGTCGTGGCGGTCGAGGCGGTCATGATCTTTCCCATGGTCATGTGGGCTTTCATGGCGATGTTCGTCTTCTTTGAGGGCTATCGGCAGACCTCGATCAGCCACAAGGCGGCCAATACCATCGCCGACATGCTGTCACGCGAGACGGCGGACATCACGGAAACCTACATCGACAACACCAAGGATCTGTTCGATCTGCTGGCACAGGCCACCAACGATACAAAGATCCGGGTGTCGGTGGTGAAATGGGCCGATCGGCATGATTCCTTCCGGGTGGAATGGTCCAAGACGAGAGGCTCGGGGATTACCAATCTTTCAAATGACGACATGGTCGAAATGGAATCCAAGCTGCCCACGGTGCCAAATCAGGAGCGCATGGTGCTGGTCGAAACCTGGAGTACCTTTGAACCGTCCTTGAAGGTTGGGCTGGACGATCAAGAGATCAAGACATTCGTCTTTACCCGCCTGCGCTTTGCCCCACAGCTGAAATTCCCCTGA
- a CDS encoding pilus assembly protein has product MRPHDGLGARIKRLWPGNLTRLWRKEEGSVTVEFVIVFPFFIGLFLSSVELGMITLRHTMLERGLDLAVRDIRLTTGAAPQHDAIKDAICETAGLIPNCSSSLRLEMVQVDLRNAVSLDEDVDCVDNSKPVEPVRSFVNGRENEMMILRACVKFDPFFPTTGLGKKLTTDGAGQSALVAMAAFVQEPE; this is encoded by the coding sequence ATGAGACCGCATGATGGATTGGGCGCGCGCATCAAGCGTCTGTGGCCCGGCAATCTGACACGGCTGTGGCGCAAAGAGGAAGGCTCGGTGACGGTAGAGTTCGTGATTGTCTTCCCGTTCTTCATCGGGCTTTTCCTCAGCTCGGTCGAGTTGGGCATGATCACCCTGCGCCACACCATGCTGGAACGCGGTTTGGATCTGGCAGTGCGCGATATTCGTCTGACCACCGGTGCAGCGCCGCAGCATGACGCCATCAAGGATGCCATCTGTGAAACTGCCGGGTTGATTCCCAACTGTTCCTCAAGCCTGCGCCTGGAGATGGTTCAGGTCGATCTGCGCAACGCAGTGTCATTGGACGAGGACGTGGACTGTGTCGACAACTCAAAACCGGTGGAACCTGTGCGTTCCTTCGTCAACGGGCGTGAGAACGAAATGATGATCCTGCGTGCCTGTGTGAAATTCGACCCGTTCTTCCCGACCACCGGCTTGGGCAAAAAGCTCACCACCGATGGCGCCGGCCAAAGCGCGCTTGTTGCAATGGCGGCCTTTGTTCAGGAGCCCGAATAA
- a CDS encoding pilus assembly protein: MLKHVQTKTDEKIKNKPVQARGARLRQMEDRVRAFRDEESGVLVFFGVGLMLMILLIGGIGVDLMRFEYTRTSLQNTLDRAVLAAADLDQTLDAQGVVEDYFAKSEMSQYLSSVTVDQGLNYKEVSATAEIDMTTQFIHMMGIDSLAAPAAGTAAESVDGVEISLVLDMSGSMGSNNRMSHLKSAAKEFVTTMLNSGPVGDVSVSIVPYATQVNAGEKLSQHFNLTSEHSYSDCVNFYSNDFDSIPISTEDELERTGPFDPWYRVESNLRLPICPERSSSKIMAYSLSESDLHTYIEGFEPAGNTSTDIGVKWGAALLDPSMNAVVTEMIADGDVDNLFSERPVAYDEGALKVLVVMSDGENTAQYYLDDDYRDGNTDVWYYEGDHDGDGDIERVYSVKSGSTYYYKRPTDWSYSSQAYTNSAWFYVSSGNYWGGQVYYGSQPFMGNDSNRLTFPELFHQASNEWIAYELYSGIWSSNYANSYWRSYAYNYVSGSTKDNRMDDICDAAKDAGIIIFSIGLEAPYHGEAVLENCASSQAHFFDVDGIEIEDAFISIAASISKLRLVQ; this comes from the coding sequence ATGTTGAAACACGTTCAGACAAAAACCGACGAGAAGATCAAAAACAAGCCCGTTCAGGCCCGCGGCGCACGCTTGCGCCAGATGGAAGATCGCGTTCGTGCGTTTCGCGATGAAGAGAGCGGAGTTCTGGTTTTCTTCGGTGTCGGCCTTATGCTTATGATCCTGTTGATCGGCGGTATCGGCGTCGATTTGATGCGGTTCGAATACACCCGGACATCGCTTCAAAACACACTTGACCGCGCCGTTCTGGCAGCGGCTGACCTTGACCAGACGCTCGATGCGCAGGGGGTGGTGGAAGACTATTTCGCCAAATCCGAAATGTCGCAATACCTGTCGTCGGTGACGGTCGATCAGGGGCTGAACTATAAGGAAGTGTCTGCCACTGCAGAGATCGATATGACGACGCAGTTCATTCACATGATGGGCATCGACTCGCTGGCAGCCCCGGCAGCCGGCACCGCAGCCGAAAGCGTCGACGGTGTGGAAATCTCGCTGGTGCTCGATATGTCCGGCTCGATGGGGTCAAACAACCGGATGTCCCACCTCAAGTCTGCGGCCAAGGAATTTGTCACAACCATGCTGAATTCCGGCCCGGTGGGCGATGTCTCGGTTTCAATCGTGCCCTACGCCACCCAGGTGAACGCAGGCGAAAAACTGTCCCAGCATTTCAACCTGACCAGCGAACACTCCTATTCTGATTGCGTGAACTTCTACTCGAATGATTTCGACAGCATCCCGATTTCCACGGAGGATGAACTCGAGCGCACCGGCCCGTTCGACCCCTGGTATCGGGTGGAAAGCAACCTGCGACTGCCGATCTGTCCTGAGCGTTCCAGCTCGAAGATCATGGCTTATTCGCTGAGTGAAAGTGACCTGCACACCTATATCGAAGGCTTTGAGCCCGCCGGTAACACCTCGACCGATATCGGCGTCAAATGGGGTGCGGCGCTGCTCGATCCGAGCATGAATGCCGTTGTCACCGAGATGATTGCCGATGGTGATGTGGACAACCTCTTCTCCGAACGCCCCGTGGCTTATGACGAAGGCGCGCTGAAGGTGCTGGTGGTGATGTCGGACGGTGAGAACACCGCGCAATACTATCTCGACGACGACTATCGCGATGGCAACACCGATGTGTGGTACTATGAGGGCGATCATGACGGCGATGGCGATATTGAACGCGTCTATTCGGTCAAGTCGGGCTCGACCTATTACTACAAGCGCCCGACCGACTGGAGTTACAGCAGCCAAGCCTATACCAATTCAGCCTGGTTCTATGTGTCATCAGGAAACTACTGGGGCGGGCAGGTCTATTACGGCTCGCAACCTTTCATGGGCAACGACTCGAACCGGCTGACCTTCCCCGAGCTGTTCCATCAGGCCTCGAATGAATGGATCGCCTACGAGCTGTATTCAGGCATCTGGAGCAGCAATTACGCTAACAGCTATTGGCGCAGCTACGCCTACAATTATGTCAGCGGCAGCACCAAGGACAACCGGATGGACGACATCTGCGACGCCGCCAAGGACGCCGGGATCATTATCTTCTCGATCGGGCTGGAGGCACCGTACCATGGTGAGGCGGTTCTGGAAAACTGTGCAAGCTCGCAAGCTCACTTCTTTGATGTGGACGGGATCGAAATTGAGGATGCCTTTATCTCGATCGCCGCGTCGATCTCGAAACTGAGGTTGGTACAATGA
- a CDS encoding pilus assembly protein, which translates to MSTLFARSGAALRQWWKGESGSATVEFAIMFPFYITLLLSSVELGMVHFRHSMLERGLDMAVRDIRLGTGTNPSHDDIKDAICEYAGVLPQCDANLRLEMILVDPRDYVAPPASADCIDHSEESNPMRSFEHGGSNELMMLRACYVFSPIFPTAGLGYQMAENSDGAGNVAMTAASAFVQEPRG; encoded by the coding sequence ATGAGCACTCTATTTGCAAGAAGCGGCGCCGCGCTGCGCCAATGGTGGAAGGGTGAGAGCGGCTCTGCCACGGTGGAATTCGCCATCATGTTCCCCTTCTATATTACGCTGCTCCTGTCGTCGGTCGAGTTGGGCATGGTCCATTTCCGCCACTCGATGCTGGAACGCGGGCTGGATATGGCGGTGCGCGACATTCGTCTCGGCACCGGCACGAACCCCAGCCATGACGACATCAAGGACGCAATCTGTGAGTATGCCGGCGTGTTGCCGCAATGCGATGCTAACCTGCGGCTTGAAATGATCCTGGTGGATCCGCGTGACTATGTTGCGCCCCCCGCATCCGCCGATTGCATCGACCATTCCGAAGAGTCCAACCCGATGCGCAGCTTTGAGCATGGCGGCTCAAACGAGTTGATGATGCTGAGGGCCTGCTATGTGTTCTCGCCGATCTTTCCAACCGCCGGGCTGGGCTATCAGATGGCAGAGAACAGTGACGGTGCCGGCAATGTTGCCATGACGGCCGCTTCGGCCTTTGTTCAGGAGCCGCGCGGATGA